The proteins below come from a single Capricornis sumatraensis isolate serow.1 chromosome 14, serow.2, whole genome shotgun sequence genomic window:
- the LOC138090724 gene encoding ribonuclease H-like, which translates to MAIRKDLKDVPLKDSELVWFTDRSSFVRDGQRRAGAAIVDDSGRVIWAEALPHGTSAQKVELIALIQALEKAEGKKITIYTDSRYAFGTVHTQGPIYRERGFTTAEGKEVKNLLEIRRLLAAVHRPRAVSIVHVPGHQKGEDIKARGNHAADCGGPGSSPRRL; encoded by the coding sequence ATGGCCATACGAAAAGACCTAAAAGATGTGCCCTTAAAAGACAGTGAACTGGTATGGTTTACAGACAGAAGTAGTTTTGTGAGAGATGGACAAAGAAGGGCAGGAGCAGCCATTGTAGATGACTCTGGAAGGGTCATCTGGGCTGAAGCTCTGCCCCATGGGACATCCGCCCAGAAAGTGGAATTAATAGCCTTGATACAGGCactagaaaaggcagaaggaaaaaagatcacCATTTATACCGACAGCCGGTATGCATTTGGAACAGTGCATACTCAGGGCCCAATATATAGAGAGCGGGGGTTTACCACAGCAGAgggaaaagaagttaaaaaccTACTTGAGATCCGCAGACTCCTAGCAGCAGTCCACCGACCCCGAGCCGTGTCCATAGTACATGTCCCAGGACACCAAAAAGGAGAAGATATCAAGGCTCGGGGCAACCATGCTGCTGATTGTGGTGGCCCGGGAAGCAGCCCTCGGAGACTGTAA